In a single window of the Sediminicoccus sp. KRV36 genome:
- a CDS encoding GNAT family N-acetyltransferase, with amino-acid sequence MSQILGQRRSITTERLSLLPPGSEHLPDLIRLKSDENVFGYMLHGTRSAERTREELEDDMDFWQVRGYGTWSVFLRETGEFLGIAGLMERPDGRGVAVRFALWPECRGKGYAREAAKAALDFGHAVGLARIIGVARETNLSSCAVLRDCGMREAGEFLNRGHRMLIFESTAPRG; translated from the coding sequence GTGTCGCAAATCCTGGGCCAGCGGCGCAGCATCACGACCGAGCGCCTTTCTCTCCTGCCGCCCGGCAGCGAGCATCTGCCGGACCTGATCCGTCTGAAATCCGACGAGAATGTCTTCGGCTACATGCTGCACGGCACCCGCTCGGCCGAGCGCACGCGTGAGGAGCTGGAAGATGACATGGATTTCTGGCAGGTACGCGGCTACGGCACCTGGAGCGTGTTTCTGCGCGAGACCGGCGAATTCCTTGGCATTGCGGGCCTGATGGAGCGGCCCGACGGGCGCGGTGTGGCGGTGCGTTTCGCCCTCTGGCCGGAATGCCGGGGCAAGGGATATGCGCGGGAAGCGGCCAAGGCGGCCCTGGATTTCGGCCACGCCGTCGGGCTTGCGCGCATCATCGGCGTGGCGCGGGAGACGAACCTCTCCTCCTGCGCGGTGCTGCGCGATTGCGGCATGCGCGAAGCGGGCGAATTCCTGAACCGCGGCCATCGCATGCTGATCTTCGAGAGCACTGCCCCGCGCGGGTAA